The genomic stretch TTTTTCATATTCATAAGTAAGATTATAAACACCATTATCCCGATTCACCCTTCGTCCCGATTTATCGGGACTACGGAGAACGGGTATATCGGGAGTGTTAGATCGGATTTGTATTATTTCTTAAAAGTTTTTTCAACCAATTCTTCTATAAATCTGGATTCAGGAATAAAGGGGATGGTTATCTGCCCAAATTCTTTATTTCGTTTATTCCATTCAATAGCAGTTTCAATAGCATTAGAATTTCTTGCCCAGGCTCTACGAGCCACTCCACCCATAACATCCCAATCTAATGCTGATTTGATTATCCTGTCAACTCTTTTGCTTCCATCTAAAACAAGACCGAATCCGCCGTTGAACGCCTTTCCAATTCCAACGCCGCCGCCATTGCTTTCAACAACCATTGTCATACCGCGTGCAACATTCCCAGCAAAGCAGTGTATAGACATATCGGCGCAAACATTGCTGCCATCCTTGATATTAGCTGTTTCACGAAATGGTGAATCAGTACCGCCAGCATCGTGGTGGTCTCTGCCAATCATAATTGGTCCGACTTCTCCATTTCTAACCATTTCATTGAATTTTAATGCGATTTTAATTCTTCCTTCAGCATTAGCATAGAGAATTCTTGCTTGAGAGCCGACCACTAATTTATTCCGCTCTGCATTTTTTATCCAATTATAGTTATCTCTATCTTGTACACGGCGCGTGGGGTCTATACATTCCATTGTAGCTTTATCAGTTTTCATCAAATCTTGATGATTTCCGCTTAAGCAAACCCAACGATATGGTCCATATCCATAATCAAAGCAGATAGGACCCATAATATTTTCCACATACGAAGGAAAGATAAAACCTTCTTTTGGATTATTATTTATAGCGATTGAAACTGCACCAGCATCAAAAACTGCTTTCATAAAACTGTTGCCATAATCCCAGAAATGAGTTCCTCTTTCAGTCATAATTTTGATTAACTCAAACTGTTTCTTTAAAGATGCATCTACTTTTTGTTTAAAGGCATTCAAATCTTTTCTAAGCAGTTTTCGTCCTTGTTCAAAAGTTATACCCTGAGGAGTGTAACCTCCTTCGTAAACAGCATGGCAGGAAGTCTGGTCTGATGCTAATTCTACCTCAATATGATTATCAACAAGATATTGCCACAAATCAACAACATTGCCGTAATATCCGATAGAAGTTGCTTCACCTTTGCGTTTGCTTTCTTGCATCCAGTCAACAATTTCTTTAAGATTATCTGAGTATTTAGAAAGCCAACCTTGTTCTAATCTATTTTTTATTCTGGAAAAATCAACTTCTGCAATGACGCCGACTCCACCAGAAATTTCTACAGCTTTTGCTTGAGCGCCACTCATTCCACCGAGTCCGGAAGATATGAAAATATGTCCTTTAATATCCTTATCTTCAGGAATACCAAGATATAACCTTCCTGCATTAAGCAAAGTTAAATAAGTTCCGTGCACAATCCCTTGAGGACCGATATACATCCATCCGCCTGCAGTCATCTGTCCATAATTTGAAACTCCCATTGCTGCTGCTGTATGGAAATCATCAGAATTATCATACATACCAACCAATAGACCGTTTGTGCTAATTACTCGGGGGCTTTCAGGTCGGGAAGGAAATAATCCAACAGGATGTCCTGATGCAACAACTAATGTTTGCTGGTCTGTCATAATTTGCAGATATTTCTTTATCAATTGATACTGCATCCAGTTTTGGCAAACCTGTCCGCTTTCTCCATAAGTAACTAATTCATAAGGATATAATGCTACATCAAAATCCAGATTATTGTCAATCATTACTTGGATTGCTTTGCCTTCCAAAGTATTTCCTTCATATTCATCAATTGGTTTAGCTTTTATCTCACCTTGCGGGCGATAACGATAGCCATAGATTCTTCCGCGAGTTTTCAATTCTTCAAGAAATTCGGGTGCTAATTTTTCATGCAATTCAGATGGGATGTATCTTAATGCGTTTTTCAAAGCAATTTTGATTTCATTTTTGCTAAGATTAAGACCTCTATCCGGAGCTTGCCTGATATCAGGCTGAAATTCTGGGTTTGGTGGCAGTTCTTCTGATAATTTAATTGTCATTGCTTTTGATACATCTCCAATGGATCCACCTTTGGTGGAAAAGTTTTTATTCATAATGTTTATCTCCTTTTTAACCTCATCCTTAATCCTTCTCCTTCAGGAGAAGGAATCCATCCCCTCTCTTTTTCCGAAGGATCTGCCTTTGGCATGATAGGAGAGGGCCTGCCCCGTGTAGTAATTTTCTCTACTACACGGGGTAAAGGTGAGGTTTATAACTTACATTATTATCTTTGTTACAAGCTTATTTTCAACCTTTTCAAAATATGGTCCTAACTTTGATATATCTAATCCGTCTTCATCAATAATTTTTGACTTAGACGCAACAACATAAACAGGTTTCTGAAAATAATTTGTCAATAGTGCTAATTGTAAAGAACCAACTTTATTAATAAAAAAACTATCAGTAATAGCATCAGCACCAATTAATACAAAATCTACTTTGGAAACATACTTTGATATTTCAGAATCTTCTATAAGTGTAGAATTTATTTTTTGTTCTTCAAAGAATTTATGCAAATATTCACCTTCGCCAAGAGGAAGAGAATGGCAACAAAAAATTTTCGGAATTGAGGTTCTATATCTTTTCACAATTTTACGAACAGAAGAGCTATTGCTGAAGGTAAGTAAATATCTTGGTCTTGAAAACAGAAAAGAAGCATTTTTAATATATGATTTATCAGACAACAAACTAATGAGCTTTTTCAAATTATCATCGCTAATATCATTATTTTGTAAAAAATCTTTTATTTTCAAGATTGGAAC from Candidatus Cloacimonadota bacterium encodes the following:
- a CDS encoding urocanate hydratase — translated: MNKNFSTKGGSIGDVSKAMTIKLSEELPPNPEFQPDIRQAPDRGLNLSKNEIKIALKNALRYIPSELHEKLAPEFLEELKTRGRIYGYRYRPQGEIKAKPIDEYEGNTLEGKAIQVMIDNNLDFDVALYPYELVTYGESGQVCQNWMQYQLIKKYLQIMTDQQTLVVASGHPVGLFPSRPESPRVISTNGLLVGMYDNSDDFHTAAAMGVSNYGQMTAGGWMYIGPQGIVHGTYLTLLNAGRLYLGIPEDKDIKGHIFISSGLGGMSGAQAKAVEISGGVGVIAEVDFSRIKNRLEQGWLSKYSDNLKEIVDWMQESKRKGEATSIGYYGNVVDLWQYLVDNHIEVELASDQTSCHAVYEGGYTPQGITFEQGRKLLRKDLNAFKQKVDASLKKQFELIKIMTERGTHFWDYGNSFMKAVFDAGAVSIAINNNPKEGFIFPSYVENIMGPICFDYGYGPYRWVCLSGNHQDLMKTDKATMECIDPTRRVQDRDNYNWIKNAERNKLVVGSQARILYANAEGRIKIALKFNEMVRNGEVGPIMIGRDHHDAGGTDSPFRETANIKDGSNVCADMSIHCFAGNVARGMTMVVESNGGGVGIGKAFNGGFGLVLDGSKRVDRIIKSALDWDVMGGVARRAWARNSNAIETAIEWNKRNKEFGQITIPFIPESRFIEELVEKTFKK